TTTGAGGCGACTTATAACTTTGTTCAACATCGCATTCAACATGCAAAAGCCTTAAATGACTTACGCAACGATGTCTTGGAATGGGGTTCCTTTCAGCTGAATGCTGTGAGATCAATCCTTCGTTCAAGGggaatttaaaattcaCTGCTACTCCTTTTGCTTGTTGGTTTAACAAATCAGCTTGATTCAACTTTACGTTATGCAAGAAATAAATgcaatttcatttcctacaatatttaagtttttttggCTAATTGTTTTCTCCATATATCGGTAGTTATTGTTGAATGTACTCTTTGATTCGAAACTTCATTTGAACAGTGTTtaccttaaaaaaatctatagAAAAATCCTTATATATTCACGGGTTGATAACAAATTAACTTCAgtaaaacatttaataGAAACACACACTTTGACTAATGCTACCTTTACTACTTGTatattctgtttttttactaCCTTGAACTTACTATTCTGACTCTTCCTGAGGTAACCTGTGACTTTGAAATAATTAGCTAAAACTGACAAGACACAGGCGTAGTTAAAGAACtccaaaaatgaaaacataGTAGCAATCAAAGCATCCCACTATTTTTTGTCTCTCGTTTCATTAGCGTTGTAAATTACTGATACCCTACTATACCTCTACAAGGCCTTTGTCATCTTTTTACTCAAGTGTGAAATCATCACTTATTGTATGAAGGATGAGCTTTCCGTTCGCTAGTTTGCTGAAAAGGCCTTCTGCAATAAGCTCTCTattatctttaaaaaaacctGGTTCCTGGTCTTCCATTCTGCTAAAAGCTGTAGGGGTTTTATCACGAGATTCCCGTTGGCATTCTGacttattaaaaatgcttACAGAAGAAATGGATTCTTTAAATGGTCAAATTAATACGTGGACAGATAATAATCCTTTATTAGATGAAATTACGAAGCCATACAGAAAATCTTCAACTCGTTTTTTTCATCCGCTTCTTGTACTTCTAATGTCTAGAGCATCAGTAAATGGGGATCCACCGAGTCAGCAACTATTTCAAAGGTACAAACAACTTGCCCGTGTAACAGAATTGATTCATGCTGCCAATATAATTCATATTAATATTGGAGAAGAACAAAGCAACGAACAGATTAAACTTGCAACGTTGGTTGGAGATTATTTACTCGGAAAGGCGTCTGTTGATTTAGCACATTTAGAAAACAACGCTATTACAGAAATTATGGCTTCTGTTATTGCAAACTTAGTTGAAGGGCACTTCGGAAGCCGACAAAATGGCTCTGTTGGTTTGTCAAACGAACGAACCATCCTTCTGCAATCAGCCTTTATGCCAGCAAAGGCATGTTTATGCGCAAGCATATTGAATAACTCATCACAATACATTAATGATGCGTGTTTCAATTATGGAAAATTTCTAGGCTTATCGCTGCAACTGGCCCATAAGCCTGTATCTCCTGACGCCCAAGTTTTGCAAAAGAATAATgacattttgaaaacatatGTTGAGAATGCCAAGAGCTCATTGTCTGTTTTCCCCGATATAGAGGCTAAGCAAGCTCTCATGGAAATCGCTAATAGTGTTTCGAAGTAATCGACAGGTATTGTATCCTGGATTAATATTAGGGTGGCTCATGCATGCTCGTGCAATCGTAACAAATATGTCTTTCTTTTACGAATTTTAACGCTTCAATATAAATCATATTTTTCCTCATTATCCTTTGCTTGAGtcattgaatttaaaagcATTAGTTTTAGACTTTTGACCCCTCCAGGAATTTAAAGataccaaaaatttattaatataaaGAGCTTATCGTTATTCGATACTAATTAATGTTTGAGGTAAGCATTTTAACAATCTCTCTTTGTTTGAAATCATAGTCGCAGAATACCTCTAGTTGTAGCTTTGTACACTGTATGTATCGACTGAGCACACTATTGAATTTAGACCATggcatttttttcttatgCTGAGAAACATAAATTAGCCTCTTTCGTATTTTGTGTTTTGATAAACGTTGTAAAGCTTCCATCTCTTTTTCGTTATGACTTCCCCAGTCTTGGAGAAATTTAGTAAAGTTGATATGATCGATTGGTTCCTGCTCTAGAAAATGAAAGGCCATCTAGAATACATCAAACATCATCTGTTAGCAAACTTATATTAAACGATgaatagaaaaacaaagattgTCTTCTATTCGTTGATTTGGTCCTTACCCAACGGCAAATGCCTGCCTTTGCACAGCTGTATAATTTCAAAGCTTCATTGTTTAGAGTTTCTTTATTAAGTAAAAGTTCATTAGTGTATTTAACAAGGCCATCTTCCCTCATACAATTTTGGCGTTCCAGTTCTATATTCTCTAGCCTCTCTAAAGCATTGCTAATAAGAGAATATTCCCAAAGAATTTGTTGACTATCCGGCTGAGTTTGGGTAATCGGAAGGTTTTGAAATGAAGAAGGGTCAAGCGAAAGATTGAAGCAATACTCAATGAATGCGATATCCATGAATATCGGCATTTTTTCATGACACATTGATTTCGAATAACCCAAATATCGTAAGCAGGCTAATTGGTTAATGATTTTCAAGATTGGCTTTCATACCGTTCACAATGGAAGATTCTTCTCTCTGCATATCATAATGATTTTCCTTGATGAAAAACGTTTCTAGTGTATTCAGCACAGATTGTGAACGAATCTTCTCATTCATTTTATGGAAAAAACTAATCTATACACGAAGGataaaagtataaaaagTTGGTAAAGTCAATGTAAGTTGGTCTACGAGATAAAATGAATACCATTCCGtaagagaaaataaatcatttaataaagaaatctAAAAACGAATGGATCGAATAGCTTTGTCTACTGTTATGTTTCTTGGAACATCGTACAGAAGACGAATTTAACTCCTTAAAGAAGtgtattttgtttaatgttATAAATTATTCCCTTAAACAGTGAACTGCTTTATCCAAAAAAGCGGTAAgcaaaatttccaaatgaaaaaagtatttgaaTGGAAGATCGACTTTGGCGTgacaaaagaataaattttactCTCCATTTTAAgtccttcattttcataacGCTATGCCAATTACCTTGGATCACGGTGGTGTTTGTGCCTTAAGACATGAAAAGCTTACGAAATAAACATGCTTTAGGCGATTGATCATTTCTTCCAAGatatttttccttattCAATCTCAAAAATTACTCTAATTTGTTATTTGCTAGAACTAAATGATCCATCTGATTGAATGTTTTTACTACCCAAGCCTCTTAAGATTCTATCCGAAgttctttatttacttgTGCACAAAACCCGAAGGAATGGGAAAAGCAATTATCTATCTAGTAAGACAAAAAACATTAGATACTGTCCTTTGATTATAATTTCAATGGATTCTTAAAGTTGAATATTCAGTGCTAGCTTCTTTATATTATAGACATTCAAAGTAAACTTGAGAACgaagaaaaggaatattggatatttcctttttctttttgttaaatatatatatatatatatatttttggaaaataaaaataaattgatatGTTTGAAATAAACGAAGTATACGTTATGTGTATCttactttaattttttttaactttattttattatttattttttttttaaggaaatttcaaatctttagattttcaaaatagcTCAATCATTTGCTGTACTTATCCATGCAAGCTTAATCattataaattgattaataGAGGTTCTAAAAAGTAAGCCTTTATAAAATTGGATTTACAGCATCCAGCTCTTCACGCAACACACCCATATCGatgcttttgtttacgttGAGCAGATTcgttttgtttacattcaACGAAATCGACGTTGTCAACGACTTCAAACATCGCAAGCTTATGGACTATTCGCAATAATGGAACTGGGTTTCAGAAGTTTTTGGCTTGGTAAATTCGGGATTGCTCCTTTCCCATACAGAAAGCGATAATTTTATCCATTTACTGCCATTAGTGCGAATTATTGGAGAATGTGCCGGACAATTCGGTGAACTCCGGTGACTTTATATATCTAGGGAAGAAACTGGTAGAAACAACACTTCGCTGGTATCAAGTGTTTTGCGGTGAAAGAGTTgataaaaaagagaattaaGCTGCTCTTTTCggtaaattaaaacattttgaataaCTTGGGAAAAAACTTGCTTTTGTAGGAACTGAAAAACGACGAAATTGACGTCTTCAAAttgtttgttaaaaaacGGAATCAAAAATTGTGTTTGGAGTCCATTGGcgagtaaatttttaactctTCATATATGTTTGTAGGAAACACTAATGAAAATTGATTCAAACGGCATAGTGAATCCGCATTCTATAACGAACGAAATCCCTTCGTATGATGAAAAGCAGGCTGTCGATTTGAATGGGAATGCTTTTGCTCCAAATGGTacgtttcaaaaaaaggatttgatATCCCATAAAAACGATTTCGAACGTACGATGCGCCACGATGTTCTTCATACCAACCCCAAAATCGAAGTTCGGTCGGAGACCCATATTTATGAACCTAAcgattcattatttaaGGAAAATCAAGATTTCCCCTCAAATCCCACTGCCCACTCtccttcttcctcttctaACGATTCGGTAATTACGGCTACTGGCGTACCTGATGGTATCTTGAGAGATTCTCCCATCGTAAGTGCCCTCGAGCCTCCTTCCTCCaattcttcctcttctccccaattacaaaatttaaagcatCAATTATCCTCTCCTCAACCTTCTCGCGCCCCCATAGAT
This portion of the Schizosaccharomyces pombe strain 972h- genome assembly, chromosome: I genome encodes:
- the dlp1 gene encoding decaprenyl diphosphate synthase subunit 2 Dlp1, with the translated sequence MSFPFASLLKRPSAISSLLSLKKPGSWSSILLKAVGVLSRDSRWHSDLLKMLTEEMDSLNGQINTWTDNNPLLDEITKPYRKSSTRFFHPLLVLLMSRASVNGDPPSQQLFQRYKQLARVTELIHAANIIHINIGEEQSNEQIKLATLVGDYLLGKASVDLAHLENNAITEIMASVIANLVEGHFGSRQNGSVGLSNERTILLQSAFMPAKACLCASILNNSSQYINDACFNYGKFLGLSLQLAHKPVSPDAQVLQKNNDILKTYVENAKSSLSVFPDIEAKQALMEIANSVSK
- the poz1 gene encoding protein Poz1, translated to MNEKIRSQSVLNTLETFFIKENHYDMQREESSIVNACLRYLGYSKSMCHEKMPIFMDIAFIEYCFNLSLDPSSFQNLPITQTQPDSQQILWEYSLISNALERLENIELERQNCMREDGLVKYTNELLLNKETLNNEALKLYSCAKAGICRWMAFHFLEQEPIDHINFTKFLQDWGSHNEKEMEALQRLSKHKIRKRLIYVSQHKKKMPWSKFNSVLSRYIQCTKLQLEVFCDYDFKQREIVKMLTSNIN